One stretch of Eggerthella lenta DSM 2243 DNA includes these proteins:
- a CDS encoding MarR family winged helix-turn-helix transcriptional regulator, whose translation MINQHNSLIGFLVYDAQRAIAKSLETALKPYEITPGQWNLINQLDSAGELSQKQLAERTRKEQATITRYLDTLERKGLVVRNQHKSDRRAHAISVTDKAHELVMAAQPVTVDAADRLIEGIDQADLDTFVAVLAKLKENADNYSNNG comes from the coding sequence ATGATCAACCAGCATAACAGCCTCATCGGATTCCTCGTGTACGACGCGCAGCGCGCCATCGCCAAGTCGCTGGAAACCGCGCTCAAGCCCTACGAGATCACGCCGGGCCAATGGAACCTCATCAACCAGCTGGACAGCGCGGGCGAACTCTCGCAGAAGCAACTGGCGGAACGCACGCGCAAGGAGCAGGCCACCATCACCCGCTACCTCGACACGCTCGAGCGCAAGGGTCTCGTGGTGCGCAACCAGCACAAGTCCGACCGCCGCGCGCACGCTATCTCGGTGACGGACAAGGCGCACGAGCTGGTCATGGCCGCGCAGCCGGTTACCGTCGACGCGGCGGACCGCCTGATCGAGGGTATCGACCAGGCGGATCTCGACACGTTCGTCGCGGTGCTGGCGAAGCTCAAAGAGAACGCCGACAACTACTCCAACAACGGCTAG
- a CDS encoding molybdopterin-containing oxidoreductase family protein → MSLKMSRRGFVKASAVATASTLLLGASATTAAADEAAATSTSSDDVKIIPSACRQCYGRCALFGHVKDGRLVKIEGNPDLFSEGTLCGRCFAIPQELYNPLRVRYPQKRVGEKGSGQWKRITWEEAYEEARDRFTKIGEEHGWHTIAHQYGTGRDMLQFQAINKLWLELGSTATFGVGNLCWVGSYFSSQRLYGDETQYTGWDGNNTDCILIWCRQERSRGYYDWLTVKRAQERGAKVICVDPRFTCTASKADIWLPIRPGSDMALVLAFINEIVHSDKCATEFARMYTNAPFFIDEKDADGNGTGYQLRESYLKEDGNEELYAAWDENSDQLIFWSGDWQNTKGVGGPKAFQWLDAEGNIVADAKPALSGSHEINGKTYRTSWDILVEHVTPWTIQRAAEFCELPEDKIKEAIDAYIDASPHACFTRGQKVEFSINTSGISQAFTIMMALAGNFDSKGGQNIGREPATGYDSFMFDVVPNQKGRMGQRRKETAMNIKKLSVCQNTGYQDILVADDATGELKTTKQNSGGQVIYGQQGGFGAATTKAMAKGDPFQIYGYWQQTSEPILSIEGGHEIVEGFKNLDFFVNVDLYMTPSGELADIILPAAHPNEVDRVEWAHSGHGYPTSHTYLIRQPFHEPLGECRDDMDICFEFAKYMDVDMYWKDKYEFFDYMVKGPETLPPDLSCASFEEFRERISVTGVEMATVKNAPKYETGFMRKTSDFRPGFNTMYRGNKMGSVYRFPGAQTPDGKVIPPHPQSDNGKMELWSEDLLLYGNGALPMYIEPPITKISRPDLLDEYPYTLITGGRSHAFFHTEYRNSPWMREVHMFPTMDINPAAAAEHGIEQDDWVYIETYVDRIKQRANLTEAIKPGMIHVEHDWWFPEREATDDLHGAFDSNCNVLFENNGPYDPAVGTDNYGGLCKVYKADDGAPKNICMNSEDLKIFLPLTADQLAADDQQNGVTQVTKGGAK, encoded by the coding sequence ATGTCACTAAAGATGAGCCGCCGAGGCTTCGTGAAGGCTTCGGCCGTCGCGACCGCTTCGACGCTGCTGCTCGGCGCGTCGGCGACCACCGCCGCGGCCGACGAGGCAGCGGCCACCAGCACCTCGTCCGATGACGTGAAGATCATCCCCAGCGCGTGCCGCCAGTGCTACGGCCGCTGCGCGTTGTTCGGGCACGTCAAGGACGGGCGCCTCGTGAAGATCGAGGGCAACCCCGACCTGTTCAGCGAGGGCACGCTGTGCGGGCGCTGCTTCGCCATCCCGCAGGAGCTGTACAACCCGCTGCGCGTGCGCTACCCGCAGAAGCGCGTGGGCGAGAAGGGCTCCGGCCAGTGGAAGCGCATCACGTGGGAAGAGGCCTACGAGGAAGCGCGCGACCGCTTCACCAAGATCGGCGAGGAGCACGGTTGGCACACCATCGCGCACCAGTACGGCACGGGCCGCGACATGCTGCAGTTCCAGGCCATCAACAAGCTGTGGCTTGAGCTGGGCTCTACGGCCACGTTCGGCGTGGGCAACCTGTGCTGGGTGGGCTCGTACTTCTCCAGCCAGCGTTTGTACGGCGACGAGACGCAGTACACCGGCTGGGACGGCAACAACACCGACTGCATCCTCATCTGGTGCCGCCAGGAGCGCAGCCGCGGCTACTACGACTGGCTCACCGTCAAGCGCGCGCAGGAGCGCGGCGCGAAGGTCATCTGCGTCGACCCCCGCTTCACCTGCACGGCTTCCAAGGCAGACATCTGGCTGCCCATTCGCCCCGGCTCCGACATGGCGCTGGTGCTGGCTTTCATCAACGAGATCGTCCACTCTGACAAGTGCGCAACCGAATTCGCGCGCATGTACACGAACGCCCCGTTCTTCATCGACGAGAAGGACGCCGACGGCAACGGCACGGGCTACCAGCTGCGCGAGTCGTACCTCAAGGAGGACGGCAACGAGGAGCTGTACGCCGCGTGGGACGAGAACAGCGACCAGCTGATCTTCTGGTCCGGCGACTGGCAGAACACGAAGGGCGTGGGCGGCCCGAAGGCCTTCCAGTGGCTCGACGCCGAGGGCAACATCGTGGCCGACGCGAAGCCCGCGCTGTCCGGCAGCCATGAGATCAACGGCAAGACCTACCGCACCAGCTGGGACATCCTGGTGGAGCACGTCACCCCGTGGACCATCCAGCGCGCCGCCGAGTTCTGCGAGCTTCCCGAGGACAAGATCAAGGAAGCCATCGACGCCTACATCGACGCCAGCCCGCACGCGTGCTTCACGCGCGGCCAGAAGGTGGAGTTCTCCATCAACACGTCCGGCATCTCGCAGGCGTTCACCATCATGATGGCGCTGGCCGGCAACTTCGACTCGAAGGGCGGCCAGAACATCGGCCGCGAGCCCGCCACCGGCTACGACTCCTTCATGTTCGACGTCGTGCCGAACCAGAAGGGCCGCATGGGGCAGCGCCGCAAGGAAACGGCCATGAACATCAAGAAGCTGTCCGTGTGCCAGAACACCGGCTACCAGGACATCCTCGTGGCCGACGACGCCACCGGCGAGCTGAAGACCACGAAGCAGAACTCCGGCGGCCAGGTCATCTACGGCCAGCAGGGCGGCTTCGGCGCGGCCACGACGAAGGCCATGGCGAAGGGCGATCCGTTCCAGATCTACGGGTACTGGCAGCAGACGTCCGAGCCCATCCTCTCCATCGAGGGCGGCCACGAGATCGTCGAAGGCTTCAAGAACCTGGACTTCTTCGTGAACGTGGACCTGTACATGACGCCGTCGGGCGAGCTGGCCGACATCATCCTGCCGGCCGCGCATCCCAACGAAGTGGACCGCGTCGAGTGGGCGCACTCCGGCCACGGCTATCCGACCAGCCACACCTACCTCATCCGCCAGCCGTTCCACGAGCCGCTGGGCGAGTGCCGCGACGACATGGACATCTGCTTCGAGTTCGCGAAGTACATGGATGTGGATATGTACTGGAAGGACAAGTACGAGTTCTTCGACTACATGGTGAAGGGCCCCGAGACGCTTCCGCCCGATCTGAGCTGCGCGAGCTTCGAGGAGTTCCGCGAGCGCATCAGCGTGACCGGTGTGGAGATGGCCACCGTGAAGAACGCGCCGAAGTACGAGACGGGCTTCATGCGCAAGACGAGCGACTTCCGCCCCGGCTTCAACACCATGTACCGCGGCAACAAGATGGGCTCGGTCTACCGCTTCCCCGGCGCGCAAACGCCGGACGGCAAGGTGATCCCGCCGCATCCGCAGTCCGACAACGGCAAGATGGAGCTGTGGAGCGAAGACCTGCTGCTGTACGGAAACGGCGCTCTGCCCATGTACATCGAGCCGCCCATCACGAAGATCTCGCGCCCCGATCTGCTGGACGAGTACCCGTACACGCTGATCACGGGCGGCCGCAGCCACGCGTTCTTCCACACCGAGTACCGCAACAGTCCGTGGATGCGCGAGGTGCACATGTTCCCGACGATGGACATCAACCCCGCCGCCGCCGCCGAGCACGGCATCGAGCAGGACGACTGGGTGTACATCGAGACGTACGTCGACCGCATCAAGCAGCGCGCGAACCTCACCGAGGCCATCAAGCCGGGCATGATCCACGTCGAGCACGACTGGTGGTTCCCCGAGCGCGAGGCCACCGACGACCTGCACGGCGCGTTCGACAGCAACTGCAACGTGCTGTTCGAGAACAACGGCCCGTACGATCCCGCGGTGGGCACCGACAACTACGGCGGCCTGTGCAAGGTGTACAAGGCCGACGACGGCGCGCCGAAGAACATCTGCATGAACTCGGAAGACCTCAAGATATTCCTGCCGCTGACCGCCGACCAGCTGGCCGCCGACGACCAGCAGAACGGCGTCACGCAGGTGACGAAGGGGGGTGCGAAGTAA
- a CDS encoding 4Fe-4S dicluster domain-containing protein — MTRNIIDIDLDSCIGCHSCAVVCKQENNVGLGTFYNKVLTVGSSGTYPDLEMYYLPVSCQHCDNPECVSVCPTGASYKRDDGVVLVDHSKCIGCQYCVMACPYGVRAYDTGKDKGVIEKCTMCAHLIDKGEKPACVKHCPGQARKFGDLDDPQSDVSKLRAAKKTYKLKDVGNHPGVDYAMDKCAWKGDE, encoded by the coding sequence ATGACCCGCAACATTATCGACATCGACCTGGACAGCTGCATCGGCTGCCACTCCTGCGCCGTCGTGTGCAAGCAGGAGAACAACGTGGGGCTGGGCACGTTCTACAACAAGGTGCTGACGGTGGGCTCTTCGGGAACCTATCCCGACCTGGAGATGTACTACCTGCCCGTGTCGTGCCAGCATTGCGACAACCCGGAATGCGTCAGCGTGTGCCCCACCGGTGCCAGCTACAAGCGCGACGACGGCGTGGTGCTGGTGGATCACAGCAAGTGCATCGGCTGCCAGTACTGCGTCATGGCCTGCCCCTACGGCGTGCGCGCGTACGACACCGGCAAGGACAAGGGCGTTATCGAAAAGTGCACGATGTGCGCGCACCTCATCGACAAGGGCGAGAAGCCGGCGTGCGTGAAGCACTGCCCGGGCCAGGCCCGCAAGTTCGGCGACCTGGACGACCCCCAGTCCGATGTGTCGAAGCTGCGCGCCGCAAAGAAGACGTACAAGCTGAAGGACGTGGGGAACCATCCGGGCGTGGACTACGCCATGGACAAGTGCGCCTGGAAGGGAGATGAGTAA
- a CDS encoding dimethyl sulfoxide reductase anchor subunit family protein, translating to MEIQWPLLIFSVLLGVTSGSFVFLAVGELRGKFREVRFSGALIALICLAVGGCVSVLHMGHPERATHLLGNLGSGLSKELFVVAIMGIIALVYLVLAKKDYPGVSKVFGVLGGIVGLVLPFVAGSSYLIAARPAWDSIALPLMFLGAGLALGMTLMAGLVLLRGKAAEEGGFALKLALAGVVIMAVTTVAYVVWIAIAPYQAPTRSIDRLISGDLAVMFWAGVVVIGIVVPVALTVLACVQATKGAGDTGSVAPKQLAMYLLGACACTAIGAVVIRIIMYAVGTSVEQFIYH from the coding sequence ATGGAAATCCAGTGGCCACTTCTGATTTTCAGCGTGCTGTTGGGTGTCACCTCGGGCTCGTTCGTGTTCCTGGCCGTGGGCGAGCTGCGCGGCAAGTTCCGCGAAGTGCGGTTCTCGGGCGCGCTGATCGCGCTCATCTGCCTGGCCGTGGGCGGCTGCGTGTCGGTGCTGCACATGGGGCACCCGGAGCGCGCGACGCATTTGCTGGGCAACCTGGGATCCGGGCTGTCGAAGGAGCTGTTCGTCGTCGCCATCATGGGCATCATCGCGTTGGTGTACCTGGTGCTGGCGAAGAAGGACTACCCTGGCGTGTCGAAGGTGTTCGGCGTGCTGGGAGGCATCGTGGGCCTGGTGCTGCCGTTCGTGGCAGGGTCGTCGTACCTGATCGCGGCCCGTCCTGCGTGGGATAGCATCGCGCTTCCCCTGATGTTCTTGGGCGCCGGCCTGGCTTTGGGCATGACGCTGATGGCCGGCCTCGTGCTGCTGCGCGGCAAGGCCGCCGAAGAGGGCGGCTTCGCGCTGAAGCTGGCGCTGGCGGGCGTCGTCATCATGGCGGTGACCACGGTGGCGTACGTGGTGTGGATCGCCATCGCTCCGTACCAGGCGCCGACGCGTTCCATCGATCGTCTGATCTCGGGCGATTTGGCCGTGATGTTCTGGGCGGGCGTCGTGGTGATCGGCATCGTGGTCCCGGTTGCGCTGACCGTGCTGGCCTGCGTGCAGGCGACGAAGGGAGCGGGCGACACCGGTTCGGTCGCGCCGAAGCAGCTGGCCATGTACCTGCTCGGAGCGTGCGCCTGCACCGCCATCGGCGCCGTGGTGATCCGCATCATCATGTACGCCGTGGGCACCAGCGTGGAGCAGTTCATCTACCACTGA
- a CDS encoding TorD/DmsD family molecular chaperone, with product MIETMPAELAENLIDFCENRDRVYALLSRCYETEIDAAFAEALAGEAALASDDAGLAAGFAALQADLADCDEDALEQLAVVFDRAFFGMGPRTAQKAFPYESVYTSEGGLMMQEAYAEVLHVYRGAGFAKNPGFKEPEDHLAVELAFMALLCGRAVEALRAGDEAGAERQLRAQREFLSDHLLNWIDRFTADVRKAAEDGFYFDLATFTEDFLTADAAELAEVLG from the coding sequence ATGATCGAAACCATGCCTGCTGAGCTCGCTGAGAACCTTATCGACTTCTGCGAGAACCGCGACCGCGTGTACGCGCTGCTGTCGCGCTGCTACGAGACCGAGATCGACGCCGCGTTCGCCGAGGCGCTGGCGGGGGAGGCCGCGCTGGCCTCCGACGACGCCGGCCTGGCCGCTGGGTTCGCCGCGCTCCAGGCCGACCTCGCCGACTGCGACGAGGATGCGCTCGAGCAGCTGGCGGTCGTCTTCGACCGCGCGTTCTTCGGCATGGGCCCGCGCACCGCTCAGAAGGCCTTCCCGTACGAGTCGGTGTATACGAGCGAGGGCGGCCTCATGATGCAGGAGGCCTACGCGGAGGTGCTGCACGTGTACCGCGGCGCGGGCTTCGCGAAGAACCCCGGCTTCAAGGAGCCGGAGGACCACCTGGCCGTGGAGCTGGCCTTCATGGCGCTTCTGTGCGGGCGCGCCGTGGAGGCGCTGCGCGCGGGAGACGAGGCGGGGGCCGAGCGCCAGCTGCGCGCCCAGAGGGAGTTCCTGAGCGACCACCTGCTGAACTGGATCGACCGCTTCACGGCCGACGTGCGCAAGGCTGCCGAAGACGGCTTCTATTTCGACTTGGCGACGTTCACCGAAGACTTCCTGACCGCCGACGCGGCCGAGCTCGCCGAAGTGCTGGGGTAG
- a CDS encoding 4Fe-4S dicluster domain-containing protein, with the protein MISVETISRRGFLAAGAVGAAMVGVGGFGAVSRQADAAFVRPPGAESNAQLVAACDRCGRCLQACPYGIVTPVPLAENLVAYGTPTLAFDHGCCDFCMQCVDACPTGALAYGGPRERDLGVAVVVKDACVAWDWAGCTVCKDECPVEGAITLDDHDRPVVHPEYCDGCGKCEQVCPSASLRAYDASVEDKGIVVVSRSSEAAQATGAVSSEELASKRTVAVAQANAASPHTKGVHPDGPDATREAGA; encoded by the coding sequence ATGATAAGTGTGGAGACGATTTCCCGACGCGGGTTCCTCGCCGCGGGGGCCGTGGGCGCGGCGATGGTGGGCGTCGGCGGGTTCGGCGCGGTGTCGCGCCAGGCCGACGCCGCGTTCGTGCGCCCGCCGGGCGCGGAGTCGAACGCGCAGCTGGTGGCGGCGTGCGACCGCTGCGGGCGCTGCCTGCAGGCGTGTCCCTACGGCATCGTGACGCCGGTTCCGCTGGCCGAGAACCTGGTGGCCTACGGCACGCCGACGCTCGCCTTCGATCACGGGTGCTGCGACTTCTGCATGCAGTGCGTTGACGCGTGCCCCACCGGCGCGCTCGCCTACGGCGGCCCGCGCGAGCGCGACCTGGGCGTTGCCGTGGTGGTGAAGGACGCGTGCGTGGCCTGGGACTGGGCCGGCTGCACCGTGTGTAAGGACGAGTGCCCGGTGGAGGGCGCCATCACGCTGGACGACCACGACCGGCCGGTCGTGCATCCCGAGTACTGCGACGGCTGCGGCAAGTGCGAGCAGGTGTGCCCCTCGGCCTCGCTGCGCGCCTACGATGCGAGCGTCGAGGACAAGGGCATCGTGGTGGTGTCGCGCTCGAGCGAGGCGGCGCAGGCGACGGGCGCCGTGTCCAGCGAGGAGCTGGCGTCCAAGCGCACGGTGGCCGTGGCGCAGGCGAACGCGGCGAGCCCCCACACCAAGGGCGTCCACCCCGACGGCCCCGACGCGACGCGAGAGGCGGGAGCCTGA
- a CDS encoding 4Fe-4S binding protein translates to MKTRIKTIRILVATAVLALAVVAAHLGGNAAIGTLCALCPVGFAQIAVASGSVPWGLMPGVLAVLVIVFLLGRAFCSWLCPSQLLKNVFGGHTPRGILGRSGEAVPVFRGGSAASDPSEPPASVGKSSGSGCSTCSSCGTSSLKTQGLVLVVLLVVSFAVGFPVFCLLCPIGLVFGTLWALNRVFVLLQPGWELIVFPLMLLAELFLFKRWCSSICPLGFFFGLMGKLRAKLGFGARPQADCATCISKEGCRTCSTVCPEGIDVADPGKATLEACTFCLDCVENCPTKSIKVKAGAGKPIPGSFDELSDVEEVEPSVR, encoded by the coding sequence ATGAAGACGCGCATCAAAACCATCCGCATCCTCGTGGCGACCGCCGTGCTGGCGCTGGCCGTCGTCGCGGCGCATCTCGGCGGCAATGCCGCCATCGGCACCCTGTGCGCGCTGTGCCCCGTGGGCTTCGCGCAGATCGCCGTCGCCTCGGGCAGCGTGCCGTGGGGCCTCATGCCCGGCGTGCTGGCCGTGCTGGTCATCGTGTTCTTGCTGGGTCGGGCGTTCTGCTCGTGGCTCTGCCCTTCGCAGCTTCTGAAGAACGTGTTCGGCGGCCACACCCCGCGCGGCATTCTCGGCCGCAGCGGCGAGGCGGTACCCGTCTTCCGCGGCGGTTCGGCGGCGAGCGATCCGTCCGAGCCTCCTGCATCGGTTGGAAAATCCTCCGGCTCCGGCTGCTCCACCTGCTCGTCCTGTGGGACCTCCAGTCTCAAAACCCAGGGCCTCGTCCTGGTCGTGCTGCTGGTTGTGTCTTTCGCTGTGGGGTTCCCGGTGTTCTGCCTGCTGTGCCCCATCGGTCTCGTGTTCGGCACGCTGTGGGCCCTCAACCGCGTGTTCGTTCTGCTGCAGCCGGGCTGGGAGCTGATCGTCTTCCCGCTCATGCTGCTGGCGGAGCTGTTCCTGTTCAAGCGTTGGTGCTCGTCCATCTGCCCGCTCGGCTTCTTCTTCGGGCTCATGGGCAAGCTGCGCGCGAAGCTCGGCTTCGGCGCCCGCCCTCAGGCCGACTGCGCCACCTGCATCTCGAAGGAGGGCTGCCGAACCTGTTCCACCGTGTGCCCCGAGGGCATCGACGTGGCGGATCCCGGCAAGGCGACGCTGGAGGCCTGCACCTTCTGCCTCGACTGCGTGGAGAACTGCCCCACGAAGTCCATCAAGGTCAAGGCGGGGGCCGGGAAGCCGATACCCGGCTCTTTCGACGAGCTTTCCGACGTTGAGGAGGTCGAACCGTCCGTCAGATAG
- the rlmH gene encoding 23S rRNA (pseudouridine(1915)-N(3))-methyltransferase RlmH, with amino-acid sequence MKFTIVAVGKLKEKFWTAACAEYLKRMQPYGKTEVREIADVDPARAGGVDAARDREGAAILAALGPSAHVVLLAIDGKQRSSESFSQRIDALKLNGASDIAFVIGGSDGVSAAVRQRADETLSFGPITLPHNLARVVLLEQLYRAQKISRGEPYHK; translated from the coding sequence ATGAAGTTCACCATAGTGGCGGTGGGAAAGCTGAAGGAAAAGTTCTGGACGGCTGCGTGCGCCGAGTACCTGAAGCGCATGCAGCCGTACGGTAAGACCGAGGTGCGCGAGATCGCCGACGTCGATCCTGCGCGCGCGGGCGGCGTGGATGCAGCGCGCGACCGCGAGGGCGCCGCCATCTTGGCCGCGCTCGGGCCCTCGGCGCATGTGGTGCTGCTGGCCATCGACGGCAAGCAGCGTTCGAGCGAGAGCTTCTCGCAGCGCATCGACGCGCTCAAGCTGAACGGCGCGAGCGATATCGCGTTCGTCATCGGCGGCTCCGACGGCGTGAGCGCCGCGGTGCGTCAGCGTGCCGACGAGACGCTGTCGTTCGGCCCTATCACGCTGCCGCACAACCTGGCTCGTGTGGTGCTGCTGGAACAGCTCTACCGCGCCCAGAAAATTTCACGCGGCGAGCCATACCATAAATGA